In Salmonella enterica subsp. enterica serovar Typhimurium str. LT2, a single window of DNA contains:
- a CDS encoding putative thiamine pyrophosphate-requiring enzyme (similar to E. coli glyoxylate carboligase (AAC73609.1); Blastp hit to AAC73609.1 (593 aa), 33% identity in aa 421 - 539), with translation MAEVERVYAVEYSGEGFKPEIEDHMDTQKVFEEFNEITRSWLTQTRVLGVLNRMLPENALVVAAAGSLPGDLQRVWQSRGENDYHVEYGYSCMGYEVNAALGAKLAQPEREVYSFVGDGSFMMLHSELVTSVQMGKKITVILLDNMTNGCINNLQMEHGMDSYFTEFRFHQQESGRQEGGFIPVDFARIAEGYGCKSYRVTTIEQLHEALEDARKQTVSTLIDIKVLPKTMVHKYLSWWRVGGAQVSRSERIQAVARMLEEHIGQARQY, from the coding sequence ATGGCGGAAGTTGAGCGCGTCTATGCTGTGGAATATAGCGGAGAGGGCTTCAAACCTGAAATTGAGGATCATATGGATACTCAAAAGGTGTTTGAAGAGTTTAATGAGATTACGCGGTCGTGGCTGACCCAGACGCGCGTGTTGGGTGTGCTTAACCGGATGTTGCCGGAAAACGCGCTGGTGGTGGCGGCGGCGGGCAGCCTGCCGGGCGACCTCCAGCGTGTCTGGCAAAGCCGCGGCGAGAATGATTACCACGTCGAGTACGGCTACTCCTGTATGGGCTACGAAGTCAATGCCGCATTGGGGGCCAAACTGGCGCAGCCGGAGCGCGAGGTGTACAGCTTCGTGGGCGACGGTTCGTTCATGATGCTGCACTCTGAGTTGGTCACTTCCGTCCAGATGGGGAAAAAGATTACCGTCATTTTGCTCGATAACATGACCAACGGCTGTATCAATAATCTGCAAATGGAACACGGTATGGACAGTTACTTCACCGAGTTTCGTTTCCATCAGCAGGAGAGCGGTCGTCAGGAAGGCGGGTTTATCCCGGTCGATTTCGCTCGCATCGCTGAAGGATATGGTTGTAAAAGCTATCGCGTCACCACCATTGAACAACTGCATGAAGCGTTGGAAGATGCTCGTAAACAGACCGTGAGCACGCTGATAGACATAAAAGTGCTTCCCAAAACGATGGTGCATAAGTACCTGAGCTGGTGGCGCGTTGGTGGGGCGCAGGTATCCCGTAGCGAACGTATCCAGGCGGTAGCGCGTATGCTTGAAGAACATATCGGACAGGCCCGGCAGTACTGA